One window of Amaranthus tricolor cultivar Red isolate AtriRed21 chromosome 11, ASM2621246v1, whole genome shotgun sequence genomic DNA carries:
- the LOC130827359 gene encoding putative pentatricopeptide repeat-containing protein At3g25060, mitochondrial: MWLSKPLRTLLPYCRNKLTVSKVHALLITSSLLNQRWPETKLIVAYAQTGNIKLARQLFDNLPQRGVDAWNAIIISYSKMGFPDEVLNLYLKMISEEIKPDSSSFTVAIKACATMSDFKMGEEIWYQAVDHGYKHDAFVACSVLNLFTKDGKIKEAKAVFEGIKRKDLVCWTTMVTGFAKNGEGMEAIETFRRMQEHGLQGDGIVMLGLIQACIDIGCKKMGLSIHGYMIRRNLPMDVVFNTSLINMYAKNGHLGFAYRVFCNMGQKNVVSWSALVSGYAQNGLASEALELFREMQRVGFIPDSASLVNVLLACSHVGYLKMGKSIHAYTLRRQEFDNVSATAVIDMYSKCGALVSARVLFDTISCKDGVLWNTMISSYGMHGHGIIALAVFDDMIKTGINPDDATFASLLSALGHSGLVEQGQYWFNEMINRFKIEPSEKHYACVVDLLARAGKVEEALDLVNSMNDREVGISIWVALLSGCHKNKRISIGESAVKKILEFQPDDSGIYSLIANFFASAKKWDEVAEVRKTMRKMGIQKVPGYSMVDVKGKLYAFLMEDKTHHQYDQMMILIEKLDHEMRVMGYVPKTRFVLHDLNEEVKSSMLRNHSERLAIAFGLLNTEPGTKLVITKNLRVCGDCHEAIKYITRIVNREVVVRDVKRFHHFKHGLCSCGDYW; this comes from the coding sequence ATGTGGTTGAGTAAGCCCCTTAGAACCTTATTGCCATATTGCAGGAACAAATTAACTGTTTCTAAAGTCCATGCCCTCCTCATTACCAGCAGTCTACTCAATCAAAGATGGCCAGAAACCAAGCTCATTGTAGCCTATGCCCAAACAGGCAACATAAAACTCGCACGCCAACTGTTCGACAATTTGCCTCAAAGAGGCGTAGATGCTTGGAATGcaataattatttcatattcaaAGATGGGTTTTCCTGATGAGGTTCTGAATCTTTACTTAAAGATGATATCTGAAGAAATAAAGCCTGACAGTTCCTCATTTACAGTAGCCATAAAAGCTTGCGCAACCATGTCTGATTTTAAAATGGGTGAAGAGATTTGGTATCAGGCAGTTGATCATGGGTACAAGCATGATGCTTTTGTTGCCTGTTCTGTGTTAAATTTGTTCACAAAGGATGGAAAAATTAAAGAAGCAAAAGCAGTGTTTGAGGGGATCAAGAGGAAAGATCTTGTTTGTTGGACTACAATGGTTACCGGGTTTGCGAAAAATGGTGAAGGGATGGAAGCTATTGAAACTTTTAGGAGGATGCAAGAACATGGATTGCAAGGAGATGGGATTGTAATGCTGGGTTTAATTCAAGCTTGCATTGATATTGGTTGTAAGAAAATGGGTTTGTCAATTCATGGCTATATGATTCGAAGAAATCTTCCAATGGATGTCGTTTTTAATACTAGTCTCATAAACATGTACGCAAAAAACGGTCATTTGGGTTTTGCATACAGAGTTTTTTGTAACATGGGGCAAAAGAATGTTGTGTCTTGGAGTGCTTTAGTTTCAGGTTATGCTCAAAATGGTTTAGCTAGTGAAGCTCTTGAACTTTTTAGAGAAATGCAGAGAGTTGGATTCATACCAGATTCAGCTTCTTTAGTGAATGTTCTTTTGGCATGTTCTCATGTTGGCTACCTTAAGATGGGAAAATCGATACATGCTTATACTCTTCGTAGGCAAGAATTCGACAATGTTTCCGCCACTGCTGTGATCGACATGTATTCGAAATGTGGGGCTCTTGTTTCTGCCCGTGTTCTATTCGATACGATAAGCTGCAAGGATGGTGTACTATGGAATACCATGATTTCGAGTTATGGAATGCATGGACATGGAATAATTGCGCTCGCAGTTTTTGATGATATGATCAAAACCGGCATAAATCCTGATGATGCAACATTTGCTTCTCTACTTTCAGCTTTAGGTCATTCGGGTCTTGTAGAGCAAGGACAGTACTGGTTCAATGAAATGATCAATCGATTCAAGATTGAACCGAGTGAGAAACATTATGCTTGTGTTGTTGATCTGTTGGCTCGTGCAGGAAAAGTCGAGGAAGCCCTCGATTTAGTGAATTCCATGAATGATCGCGAAGTTGGAATCTCCATCTGGGTTGCTCTTTTGTCGGGTTGTCATAAAAACAAGCGAATTTCCATTGGTGAATCGGCTGTTAAAAAGATTCTCGAGTTTCAACCAGATGATTCGGGCATTTATTCGTTGATTGCGAACTTTTTTGCATCAGCTAAAAAGTGGGATGAAGTTGCTGAAGTGAGGAAAACTATGAGAAAAATGGGCATACAGAAAGTCCCTGGTTATAGTATGGTGGATGTGAAAGGTAAGCTTTATGCTTTCCTTATGGAGGATAAAACCCATCACCAATATGATCAAATGATGATTTTGATAGAGAAGTTGGATCATGAGATGAGAGTCATGGGTTATGTGCCAAAAACTCGGTTTGTGTTGCATGATCTCAATGAGGAAGTAAAATCGAGCATGTTACGAAATCATAGCGAGAGATTGGCGATTGCGTTTGGCCTATTGAACACCGAACCGGGGACTAAGCTAGTGATTACTAAGAATCTAAGAGTTTGTGGGGATTGTCATGAGGCAATCAAATACATAACTAGAATTGTAAATAGGGAGGTTGTTGTAAGGGATGTGAAGCGTTTTCATCACTTTAAGCACGGTCTCTGCTCGTGTGGAGATTATTGGTAA